The DNA segment GATCACTCCTTGTATCGCTGGATTGATCATGTCTTTCTGTAAGTTGAAACACCAAACACGATCAGTTGGgaatgtttcttttcttttttttagagTAACAAATATGTTAAAAGAACAGACCTCGGGATCTTGAGATGTAAAGCTGATTGGCGTTGCGACATGGAAAACATATTCACAGCCCGAGACTGGTGAATTGAAACTCCCTTCATCGGTCAAGTCCGCCTTGAAGATGTTAAGGTCCCCTTGCTCTTGAAGTACCCTAAGGACTGCCATTTTCTTCTCATTTTCTGCAAATTTTAGAATAAAAGAGTCACTAAACATTCAAAATGGCTTGagacaagaaagaaagaaagaagaaatgaGGAACCTGGATCTCTAACGGTGGTGTTAACTTCGTAGCCACTTTGAAGCAAGCGATCGATGAGAATAGAGGCTAAGTTTCCTGTGCCACCGATGACACAAACCTTCTTAGTTCCGGTGGTCTGATCAGTGCTTGTCATCTGatatattataaattcttaACGCACAGAAATGTATATTTGTTTGTTATGAGGTTTAACGTCTTGAGACTTTTATATAGGaagtaaaagtaaaatttgCAAAGCTTTTAGTCTCTCTTCTCATTTGGTACAACCATTGATCAAAAAGGCTTTTTAGAAGGTAAGCACGTGACTCAACTAACTTGTtcaccttcttcctcttcctaaaTTCTCACCTAAGAATCAGAAGAAAGACTCGTAACTTTTTATTGACTTGCAGATTTGTTATCACTTAACTAAGTTATCACAAGATTTTTGTAAGTTCGTCTTCTTTAACcaaattttttatctttttacttGAATTTTTTCAGAACAAACCCATTTGATTAAACACAAATTGCTAGAACCTTGTTCATATtacccgaaccaaaccaataCTTACCTACATTTCATAAAAATACCCAACAGTTCGACCATAGCTAGGATCTAGTTCATATGTCACCTAACTGCCTTAGGCTTGACAATTGACagtaatcttatttttattgTGTTATTATAGATTAGCAACAAATCCAATATAAGAGAGTTTCATATGAGAGAAAGCCATCTAAATGAACCAGAAAAATTACACAGTAAGTAGatcataaaagaagaaaaagtaaaAATCCTAAGTTGAAAAAACAATAGAGAGGCATAGACAATTGGCATTGAAACCGTAGATCAAATCAATCATTCTAATGGCTTGTTCTTAGATGCTTCAGCAATCAAAGAGGTGACTTCATGCAAAATCTCAGTCTTCtgcaacacaaactcaatctccTTGGCCTGCAACATCTTAACCTTCTCTTCAACTTTCCTCTTAGTCTCCACCGGGACCAACCTCCATCTCTGTTTCACATAACTCTCATCGACACCGAAACCCGCAATCCCTCGCACAAGAAACGACTTCTCAAACCAATCATACATGTCACCACCATCATCAACCGTTTTACCATTGGGAGAAGAAGCAAAAGAGAGCTCTTGCTGCTTCACAGAGCCAACCTTCTTGGTCTTCTTGCCGTTGGACTCAAGAACCATCCCCTCAGGTCCCCATATAGACTTACACAATCTATAAGACTTCTGGTCATGAGGCTTGGTGAAAGAAGGCTTCTCTTTGCCCATATACTTCTTCTTCAAACTCCTAAGCTTATCCATGAACTGGTTCTTACTAACCTCAAAGCTAATTGATTTCTTGATGTAATCGTAGTAAGCGTTGGTGTCGTCGTAAGGAGAGTTCCCCGTATCCTTCTTGAAATCGATCATGCCTTGTAAGACAGCGATCTCGTCGTCCTCGGTCCACAGTCTCTGAAAAGCAGCAGGCTTCTTCGAGTCTTCGCCGATCTTCGCTCGCTTTGAGTTCGCTTCCTTCGAAGTCCCTTCGCTGGGCCGCTTCGTTCCCGATTTGGTTGCCGGCGGCGGAGACTTGTCCTTCTTGGTATCGGATTCGGAATCGGTCTCGGTTTCGGATCCAGAAACTGAATCGGAGGCTGAGGTGGTTTTACCAGGGATGGCGATTGTGACGGCGGAGGAGGAAGGAGGATTGGgttggtcttcttcttcttcttcctctgatGAAGAATCattaacttcttcttcttcttctccagcGGAAGAGTCGgcttcgtcgtcgtcgtcgtcgctGGAAGAAGCAGCTGGTGGGTTTTCTAAAGGGTTGCGTTTCTTCGTCATTGAAAGTGCCGAGGAGAAGCGCTTTTTAGGGTTTGTGCGTGAGACGGCAAAGATGAGAGAGCTAAAAGGGCAACAACTAGTTTAAGTGTTCGCTGTCTTCCAATATATACCTATTTATcggtttcctttttattttacgTTTACGTTTTaggatttttattttagttttgtattaTTCAAGTTTTATTAGTTTTCCACATGTATGATTTATAGTCCAAAACGGAAGGAAACAAATTGTTTAGAGCTTGATTGGtttccccgctaccacccgcaaacgcagcttttgcggttggtagcggttgacagcgtttcgaaacaatcatccAAACCGTTaaaaatcgcttcaaaccgctccgaacctcttaaaatcaaaagctggttccagctagcgtttgcggttgcgggcggttgcgggaggataatttttttttctttttttttaaaaaccatataaatacaaaaataaaaatattcaataaattttttaaaatggaattataaaaatactaaaatatatctattatattttaattaatattataaaattttaaaataaaaatattttctataattttaaaaatttaaaactataactttgaaaatataatttacatatttattataatattatgatttttgatatttttataattatataaaatgtaaatattgttaatttattatttaactgatgctgtatttggtagttaaccagtcataattatcccgcaaacgcaccaatttttaaccgcagaaccagtcgtacaaatctcttaaaaccgctataaaccgcaaccacccgcatccgcaaacgcccgcagccacaaccgcaaccgctgcgtttgaaccagtcaggccctagaGTCCAGCGATTCGATTTACAAACATGGCCTAAAATTAAACATTGTTGACTAACTAAAAATAAGGTTTTAGCCTAGCATTTATGAATAGTAAGGgcatgactggttcaaacgcaacagttacggttgcggttgcgggagtttgcggatgcgggcggttgcggtttctagcagttttaagaaatttgtacgactggtactacgttaaaaattggtgcgtttgcgggtgacttatgactggttaactaccaaatgcggtaactgtcaaataataaattaacaatatttacatttaatataattataaaaatatcaaaaatcataaaattataataaatataaaatttatatttagaaagttataattttaatttttgaaaatttattgaaaatgtttttattaattttataatattaatttaaatataatagattttaatattttcataatttcaattttaaattttttattaaatatttttacttttgtatatatatatatatatttttttaaagaatttttttttaaccttccgcaaccgtccgcaaccgcaaacaCTAGTTGGAGccaacttttgaatttatgagattctgagcggtttgaagcggtttagaacgatttgagtgattgttacaaaccgccgacaaccgctaccaaccgcaaaagctgcgtttgcgggtgatagcgggaaaaccagtcaccCCCTATGTGCTTAGGAAAACTAAAGTAAAAACAACCTCATCAACCGTTGGTGCATGCGCAGGCTGCAGGAAACAGAGGAGGCTAATAGTGTTAAGCTAACATGTAATATGACTGATAGATAGATAAAAGAGAGTGTATTATCGCAAGAGGAAGGCCAAGGAAGGGAAAGAAGGTACTTCTGAGATGTTGGTTTTAGCCACAGAAGAATGATTTAAACAAAGAAGTGGGGAAGCTTTGGTTTCAAGAAGAGACTTCAAAGTATTTGAATAAAGGAGAAGGATGGGAAAGCTTCGACTTTATTTAGTCTTTTATGTTACAGCTTTTAAATAACAACTTGTTATTCATTTGAGAATTATGCTTGTATTGTTGAGTGTAGAAGATGATATGAGTCTCTGCTCCTCGTTCGCTATGAGAACGATGACGAGTGGTCAATCGCTATAAGATTGATTCACGAGTTGTACTTACAAGCTTAATTCAATACTATTAACACAAGACAGCCCAAGTCCAAGACAATACCAACAAGCCCAATACTATGATGTAAACCCATGTGTGTTAGGGTTCCTTTGCAATTGAATTAGTAGTATAAATAGAGTTGTTATGTAATGAAGAAGGGAACTTTGGCTGCTTTGAATGCAGCCTCTCCTTtcatatttatgaatcatttaCAATCTTACTTATCTTGGTGACAATCATAAAGCTTCATACTTTCTTTAGTTTTATTGCC comes from the Brassica rapa cultivar Chiifu-401-42 chromosome A01, CAAS_Brap_v3.01, whole genome shotgun sequence genome and includes:
- the LOC103831052 gene encoding probable transcription factor At1g61730 → MTKKRNPLENPPAASSSDDDDDEADSSAGEEEEEVNDSSSEEEEEEDQPNPPSSSAVTIAIPGKTTSASDSVSGSETETDSESDTKKDKSPPPATKSGTKRPSEGTSKEANSKRAKIGEDSKKPAAFQRLWTEDDEIAVLQGMIDFKKDTGNSPYDDTNAYYDYIKKSISFEVSKNQFMDKLRSLKKKYMGKEKPSFTKPHDQKSYRLCKSIWGPEGMVLESNGKKTKKVGSVKQQELSFASSPNGKTVDDGGDMYDWFEKSFLVRGIAGFGVDESYVKQRWRLVPVETKRKVEEKVKMLQAKEIEFVLQKTEILHEVTSLIAEASKNKPLE